In the genome of Fusobacterium necrogenes, one region contains:
- a CDS encoding Nif3-like dinuclear metal center hexameric protein: protein MITKDIIKELERVFPKDLAEEWDNVGLLIGDEKREVQKIQISLDATEKAIDKAIENGVDMIVTHHPMIFRAIKSIDYSTVLGRKIIKLIENKINLYTLHTNLDSALNGLNDYILKKLGIDEAKIVDENMNIESSGIGRVYKLIKNSTIEEYIQILKKNLEIESVRFIGDEKRVVKKIALVNGSGMSYWKKAKKMGVDLFITGDVGYHEALDAKEAGLNLIDIGHFEGEKCFADLLKEHFERLEIKSTIYNDGPVFKNY from the coding sequence GTGATAACAAAAGATATAATAAAAGAATTAGAAAGAGTGTTTCCTAAAGATTTGGCAGAAGAGTGGGATAATGTAGGGTTATTAATCGGTGATGAAAAAAGAGAAGTACAAAAAATTCAAATTTCATTGGATGCTACTGAAAAGGCTATAGATAAAGCTATAGAAAATGGAGTAGATATGATAGTAACACATCATCCTATGATATTTAGAGCCATAAAAAGTATTGATTATTCGACAGTTTTAGGAAGAAAAATTATAAAGTTAATAGAGAATAAAATTAATTTATATACCTTACATACTAATTTAGATTCTGCTTTGAATGGTTTGAATGATTATATATTGAAAAAGTTAGGAATAGATGAAGCTAAAATAGTAGATGAAAATATGAATATTGAAAGCTCTGGAATAGGAAGAGTTTATAAGTTAATAAAAAATTCTACAATAGAAGAATATATTCAAATTTTAAAGAAAAATTTGGAAATAGAGAGTGTAAGATTTATAGGTGATGAGAAAAGAGTAGTAAAAAAGATAGCTCTTGTTAATGGATCGGGTATGAGTTATTGGAAAAAAGCAAAGAAAATGGGAGTGGATCTATTTATAACTGGGGATGTAGGATATCATGAAGCTTTAGATGCTAAAGAAGCGGGTTTGAACTTGATCGATATAGGTCATTTTGAAGGAGAAAAATGTTTTGCAGATTTATTGAAGGAGCATTTTGAACGTTTAGAGATAAAAAGTACTATATATAATGATGGGCCAGTTTTTAAAAATTATTAA
- the secE gene encoding preprotein translocase subunit SecE, producing MNLFQGIKMEYSKVQWPNKEEVKNSTLWVIAMSLILSIYLGVFDLIASRLLKILVSLFGG from the coding sequence ATGAATCTTTTTCAAGGAATAAAAATGGAGTATTCCAAAGTTCAATGGCCTAACAAAGAGGAAGTTAAAAATTCAACTCTTTGGGTAATAGCAATGAGCTTAATACTTAGCATATATTTGGGAGTTTTTGATTTAATTGCTTCTAGACTATTAAAAATTTTGGTATCTCTCTTTGGAGGATAA
- the rpoD gene encoding RNA polymerase sigma factor RpoD, translating to MREFIKNEKVLALVRKAMENKCITYEEINDGLKDDLPIDKIEQLITGMIDQGIEIIKQDDIEKDKKIVKDSKEKKVREIVKKTTKKKEKEEMEEELLDEEKYEDFKDDEIDIDIFEKDDFLDDDDFDDVLDRKLDDFDDDFDHFNSDDLENMSDDEYISDDLFTLSGDMKVDEPIKMYLREIGQIPLLSHDEELEYAKRALEGDEWASQQLIEANLRLVVSIAKKHTNRGLKLLDLIQEGNIGLMKAVEKFEYTKGYKFSTYATWWIRQAITRAIADQGRTIRIPVHMIETINKIKKEARIYLQETGKDATPEVLAERLGMELEKIKAIQEMNQDPISLETPVGSEEDSELGDFVEDNKMLNPYELTNRSLLREQLDEVLNSLSSREEKVLRYRYGLDDGSPKTLEEVGKIFKVTRERIRQIEVKALRKLRHPSRRKRLEDFKV from the coding sequence ATGAGAGAGTTTATAAAAAATGAAAAAGTCCTAGCGCTGGTTAGAAAAGCGATGGAAAATAAATGTATTACCTATGAAGAGATCAATGATGGTCTTAAAGACGATCTTCCAATAGATAAGATAGAACAATTAATAACTGGAATGATAGATCAAGGTATAGAAATTATAAAACAAGATGATATAGAGAAAGACAAAAAAATAGTAAAAGATTCAAAGGAAAAAAAAGTTAGAGAAATAGTTAAGAAAACAACTAAGAAAAAAGAAAAAGAAGAGATGGAAGAAGAGTTACTAGATGAAGAAAAGTATGAAGATTTTAAGGATGATGAAATAGATATTGATATTTTTGAAAAAGATGACTTTTTAGATGATGATGACTTTGATGATGTTTTAGATAGAAAATTAGATGACTTTGATGATGACTTTGATCATTTCAATTCAGATGATTTAGAAAATATGTCTGACGATGAGTACATAAGTGATGATTTATTTACTCTTTCTGGAGACATGAAAGTAGATGAACCTATTAAAATGTATCTGAGAGAGATAGGTCAGATCCCCTTATTAAGCCATGATGAGGAATTAGAATATGCAAAGAGAGCATTAGAAGGAGATGAATGGGCAAGTCAACAGTTGATAGAGGCAAACTTAAGACTTGTTGTTAGTATAGCTAAAAAGCATACAAATAGAGGTTTGAAGCTCCTTGATTTAATACAAGAAGGAAATATAGGGCTTATGAAAGCAGTAGAAAAATTTGAGTATACTAAGGGATACAAGTTTTCAACATATGCTACTTGGTGGATAAGACAGGCCATTACAAGAGCTATTGCTGATCAAGGAAGAACTATTAGAATACCTGTTCATATGATAGAGACTATCAATAAAATCAAAAAAGAGGCTAGAATTTATCTTCAAGAGACAGGAAAAGATGCTACTCCTGAAGTGTTAGCAGAAAGACTTGGAATGGAGCTTGAAAAAATAAAGGCGATACAGGAAATGAATCAAGATCCAATTTCATTAGAAACTCCAGTAGGAAGTGAAGAGGATAGTGAACTTGGGGATTTCGTGGAAGATAATAAAATGTTAAATCCTTATGAATTGACAAATAGATCTTTATTGAGAGAACAATTAGATGAGGTTTTAAATAGTTTAAGTAGTAGAGAAGAGAAAGTTTTAAGGTATAGATATGGATTAGATGATGGATCACCTAAGACATTAGAAGAAGTTGGAAAGATTTTTAAGGTAACGAGAGAAAGAATAAGGCAGATAGAAGTAAAAGCACTTAGAAAGTTGAGACATCCAAGTAGAAGAAAAAGATTAGAAGATTTCAAAGTATAA
- a CDS encoding dTMP kinase has protein sequence MGKLIVIEGTDSSGKETQTKRLYEKLKKVVKDVRKISFPNYGSPACEPVKMYLAGLFGKDALEINPYPISTMFAIDRYASYKMEWENFYNVGGIVITDRYTTSNMIHQASKIESEDKKREYLEWLEDLEYNKIGIPKPDLIIFLNMPTEIAVKLMQERKNKITGEEQKDIHEKDFLYLKKSYENACSIAKKQNWQEIKCMEGERLKTIDEIEKEIFSLVEKIL, from the coding sequence ATGGGAAAGTTGATAGTAATAGAAGGTACAGATTCAAGTGGCAAAGAGACTCAGACAAAAAGATTATATGAAAAATTAAAAAAAGTTGTAAAAGATGTAAGAAAGATATCTTTTCCTAATTATGGGAGTCCAGCTTGTGAACCAGTTAAAATGTATTTAGCGGGACTTTTTGGCAAAGATGCTTTAGAAATTAATCCTTATCCTATTTCTACAATGTTTGCGATAGATAGGTATGCTTCATATAAAATGGAATGGGAGAATTTTTACAATGTTGGTGGAATTGTTATAACAGATAGATATACTACATCTAACATGATCCATCAAGCTTCTAAAATAGAGAGTGAAGATAAAAAGAGGGAGTATCTAGAGTGGTTAGAAGATTTAGAATACAACAAAATTGGAATACCTAAGCCTGATTTAATAATTTTTTTAAATATGCCAACTGAAATAGCAGTAAAATTGATGCAAGAGAGGAAAAATAAGATAACAGGTGAGGAACAAAAGGATATTCATGAAAAAGATTTTTTATATTTGAAAAAATCTTATGAAAATGCTTGTAGTATAGCAAAAAAACAGAACTGGCAAGAGATAAAATGTATGGAGGGTGAAAGATTAAAAACAATAGATGAGATAGAAAAAGAGATATTTTCTCTAGTTGAGAAAATTTTATAG
- the rpmG gene encoding 50S ribosomal protein L33 gives MRVNIQLECTECKRRNYSTSKNKKNTTERLEINKYCKWDKKVTLHKETKK, from the coding sequence TTGAGAGTAAATATTCAATTAGAATGTACAGAATGTAAAAGAAGAAATTATAGTACTTCAAAAAATAAAAAGAATACTACAGAAAGATTAGAAATTAATAAATACTGTAAGTGGGACAAAAAAGTTACTTTACATAAAGAAACTAAGAAATAA
- a CDS encoding sigma-70 family RNA polymerase sigma factor has product MGKIDVMDFEKGVIRQYHQDDKFLDFLKEKKELILDYTKLGLKELDDGDLESLGEENVIDYLEEISNIDLSENLEGEEFILQNLPVIASIAFNYLREGISYLDVVQEGTVGLIKGIDIYNSEIYGDFENYKKYWIIREIVLFINNKVVATKNEFKNFFKDKRENFGKENPYEEELEDSSEVYLKEEDLLPTLESIDKREKLMERQIDFFKLKNRLSSRQIEVLNCYFGFGKEKRLSIFEIEEKLGIAKGEGELIFEQALFILSTVEGKVIL; this is encoded by the coding sequence ATGGGAAAAATAGATGTTATGGATTTTGAAAAAGGTGTAATAAGGCAATACCATCAAGATGATAAATTTTTAGATTTTTTAAAAGAGAAGAAAGAGCTAATACTAGATTATACAAAATTAGGGTTAAAAGAATTAGATGATGGAGATTTAGAATCTCTAGGAGAAGAGAATGTGATAGACTACTTAGAAGAAATTTCAAATATAGATCTTAGTGAGAATTTAGAAGGAGAAGAATTTATATTACAAAATCTACCTGTGATAGCTTCTATTGCTTTTAACTATCTAAGAGAAGGAATAAGTTACTTAGATGTTGTCCAAGAGGGAACAGTTGGGCTTATAAAAGGAATAGATATATATAATAGTGAGATTTATGGAGATTTTGAAAATTATAAAAAATATTGGATAATAAGAGAGATAGTACTATTTATTAATAATAAGGTTGTAGCTACAAAAAATGAATTTAAAAATTTTTTTAAAGATAAAAGAGAAAATTTTGGAAAAGAAAATCCTTATGAAGAGGAGTTAGAAGATAGTTCAGAAGTATATCTAAAGGAGGAGGATTTGCTTCCAACACTTGAATCAATAGATAAACGAGAAAAGTTGATGGAGAGACAAATAGATTTTTTTAAGTTGAAAAATAGATTAAGTTCAAGGCAGATAGAGGTTTTGAATTGTTATTTTGGATTTGGAAAAGAAAAAAGATTATCTATATTCGAAATAGAAGAGAAATTAGGAATAGCTAAGGGAGAGGGAGAGCTAATATTTGAGCAGGCTCTATTTATACTTTCAACAGTTGAAGGGAAGGTGATTTTGTGA
- a CDS encoding M50 family metallopeptidase has product MNILIAILVLGIIIFVHELGHFLTAKFFKMPVSEFAIGMGPQVYSYNTMKTTYSLRAIPIGGFVNIEGMELDSEVEDGFNSKPAYARFVVLGAGVFMNFLLAFIILFVSIYSTGKYIPNEEAVIGSVFKEAKSIQYIRPKDKVLELEGYKIVKWTEIGDVLKKLEDKDSVSLKVERAGKIKELSVPLTFDLESKKKVLGVLPEYTIHKFGILEASKLSLQTGVRIVGETLSDFIRIVRGEVKSEELSGPIGIIRVVGEASKNGLGIVIHLMALLSVNVGVLNLLPFPALDGGRIVFVLLEMIGIKVNKKVEERLHMLGMLVLFGFIIFITTNDVFNLAR; this is encoded by the coding sequence ATGAATATATTAATAGCCATTTTAGTATTAGGAATTATAATATTTGTTCATGAGTTGGGACATTTTTTAACAGCAAAATTTTTTAAAATGCCAGTCAGCGAGTTTGCTATAGGAATGGGCCCTCAGGTATATTCTTATAATACTATGAAAACTACATATTCTCTTAGAGCAATACCAATAGGTGGATTTGTAAATATAGAAGGAATGGAGTTAGATAGTGAGGTAGAGGATGGATTTAATTCTAAACCAGCTTATGCAAGATTCGTAGTTTTAGGAGCTGGAGTATTTATGAATTTTTTATTAGCATTTATAATACTCTTTGTTTCCATATATTCAACTGGAAAATATATACCAAATGAGGAAGCTGTAATAGGAAGCGTTTTTAAAGAGGCTAAATCAATACAATATATTCGGCCAAAAGATAAGGTATTGGAGTTAGAGGGGTATAAAATAGTAAAATGGACAGAGATTGGAGATGTGCTGAAAAAATTAGAAGATAAGGATAGTGTTTCACTAAAAGTGGAAAGAGCTGGGAAGATTAAAGAATTAAGTGTTCCATTGACTTTTGATCTAGAGAGTAAAAAAAAGGTACTAGGAGTTTTGCCTGAGTATACTATTCACAAATTTGGGATTTTGGAGGCTTCTAAACTCAGTTTACAAACTGGAGTTAGGATAGTTGGAGAAACTTTATCGGATTTTATAAGAATAGTAAGAGGGGAGGTAAAAAGTGAGGAGTTAAGTGGTCCTATTGGAATAATTAGGGTTGTTGGAGAAGCATCAAAAAATGGGTTAGGTATAGTAATACATCTCATGGCTTTACTTTCTGTAAATGTAGGAGTACTAAATTTACTACCATTTCCAGCATTAGATGGTGGTAGAATAGTTTTTGTACTTTTGGAAATGATAGGAATAAAAGTAAATAAGAAAGTAGAAGAGAGACTACATATGTTAGGAATGTTAGTTCTTTTTGGATTCATAATTTTTATAACAACTAATGATGTTTTTAATTTAGCTAGATAA
- the nusG gene encoding transcription termination/antitermination protein NusG, with protein sequence MEKTLVKKWFMIHTYSGYEKKVKTDLEQKIETLGMGDIVTKILVPEEENIEEVRGKKKTVARKIFPGYVMLEMVVTREESNEGINFRVDSEAWYVVRNTNGVTGFVGVGSDPIPMEDDEVKNVFNVIGLELSEEEKELKEIIKINFTVGDYVKVLKGGFADQEGKVAEIDMEHKKVKVMIEMFGRMTPVEVDFDSVQKAN encoded by the coding sequence ATGGAAAAAACCTTAGTGAAAAAATGGTTTATGATTCATACTTATTCGGGGTATGAAAAAAAAGTAAAAACTGACCTTGAACAGAAAATAGAGACTTTAGGAATGGGTGACATTGTAACAAAAATTCTTGTTCCTGAAGAAGAAAATATTGAAGAAGTAAGAGGAAAGAAAAAAACTGTTGCAAGAAAAATATTTCCAGGTTATGTTATGTTAGAGATGGTAGTTACTAGAGAAGAAAGTAATGAAGGGATAAACTTTAGAGTTGATTCAGAGGCTTGGTATGTAGTTAGAAATACTAATGGAGTAACAGGATTTGTAGGGGTTGGATCTGATCCTATCCCAATGGAAGATGATGAAGTAAAAAATGTTTTTAATGTTATAGGTTTAGAGCTTTCAGAGGAAGAAAAAGAGCTAAAAGAGATAATAAAAATAAATTTTACTGTTGGAGATTATGTAAAAGTGCTTAAAGGTGGTTTTGCTGATCAAGAAGGTAAAGTTGCTGAAATAGATATGGAACATAAAAAAGTTAAAGTTATGATCGAAATGTTTGGAAGAATGACTCCAGTAGAAGTAGATTTTGATAGTGTTCAAAAGGCTAATTAA
- a CDS encoding peptidylprolyl isomerase: MAIRKFRKHIKPFIWFITIIFMVSSAILAYMNIKSSYSRVNIYAFKLNGEKILKFDVEKTKSNLTQGYSRYLGDKLDKDLVEVIAFDDVVKRNLTLGIADDLNLKVPNSEINAQYDAIENSVGDKEQFKRMLAVQGYTKKTFKNDIRDNILVEKTFQKIQEGIEPTEEEIEANYNQNKDTLYKDKTLEEVKPEIIKALKEEKGLEKYLELLEVAKQNAKIENVAPEYQNLVEKVEIDKDGFKITNVDLAKRTLNMLFAGDIIKNGEESGAKLYYDSQIKIANEAKKRGITVKATLPVDYQFAIYQNGLLENIKSELKPTEKELKEYFEKNSLKYDTFPSAQANIAVVQVDPSSADKEKAKKEAEDILKELTTENFKEKAKELSQGPSAGNGGELGWFSKGDMVEPFQKAAFEGEVGKIYPIPVETVFGYHLIYVEDRNDKEEKVKASHILITPKVSVETKKAKEEEIKGLLTKLQNKELTFDKLTGERKDIIQSSSFKINNAGYISGLGYNEVLAKKILDAPSNKVESLTIEDKIYIFDKTEDVKYKKANFKDVIESVKKDYLNSKAQEVMKKYI, translated from the coding sequence ATGGCAATAAGAAAATTTCGTAAACATATAAAACCATTTATTTGGTTTATTACAATTATTTTTATGGTTTCATCTGCAATTTTGGCATACATGAATATAAAAAGTTCATATTCAAGAGTCAATATTTACGCATTTAAGCTAAATGGAGAAAAAATCTTAAAATTTGATGTAGAAAAAACAAAATCTAATTTAACTCAAGGCTATTCAAGATATTTAGGTGACAAATTAGATAAAGATTTAGTAGAAGTAATAGCTTTTGATGATGTGGTGAAAAGGAATTTGACATTAGGGATAGCTGATGATTTAAATTTGAAAGTTCCTAATAGTGAAATAAACGCTCAGTATGATGCTATTGAGAACTCTGTAGGTGATAAAGAACAATTTAAAAGAATGTTAGCAGTTCAGGGATATACTAAAAAGACATTTAAAAATGATATAAGAGATAATATCCTTGTTGAAAAAACATTTCAAAAAATTCAAGAAGGAATAGAGCCAACTGAAGAAGAGATCGAAGCTAATTATAATCAAAATAAAGATACATTATATAAGGATAAAACTTTAGAAGAGGTTAAACCAGAGATTATAAAGGCTTTAAAAGAGGAAAAAGGACTTGAAAAATATCTTGAGCTTTTAGAAGTAGCTAAACAAAATGCTAAAATAGAGAATGTAGCACCAGAATATCAAAATTTAGTTGAAAAGGTAGAGATAGATAAAGATGGTTTTAAAATAACAAATGTTGATTTAGCAAAAAGAACATTAAATATGTTATTTGCTGGTGATATTATTAAAAACGGTGAAGAGTCAGGAGCGAAACTATATTATGATAGTCAGATAAAAATAGCAAATGAAGCTAAAAAGAGAGGAATTACAGTCAAGGCTACCCTTCCAGTAGATTATCAATTTGCTATATATCAAAATGGACTATTAGAAAATATTAAATCTGAGTTAAAACCTACAGAGAAAGAATTAAAGGAATATTTTGAAAAGAATAGTTTAAAATATGATACTTTTCCTAGTGCTCAAGCTAATATAGCAGTAGTTCAAGTGGATCCTTCTTCTGCTGATAAGGAAAAAGCTAAGAAAGAGGCAGAAGATATTTTGAAGGAGTTAACTACTGAGAATTTTAAGGAAAAAGCAAAAGAATTATCTCAAGGTCCAAGTGCAGGAAATGGTGGAGAATTGGGATGGTTTTCTAAAGGGGATATGGTAGAACCTTTCCAAAAAGCGGCATTTGAAGGAGAGGTAGGGAAAATATATCCAATTCCAGTAGAAACAGTATTTGGATATCATTTGATCTATGTAGAGGATAGAAATGATAAAGAGGAAAAGGTAAAAGCTAGTCATATTCTTATAACTCCTAAAGTTTCAGTTGAAACAAAAAAGGCTAAGGAGGAAGAGATAAAAGGATTGCTTACAAAATTGCAAAATAAAGAATTAACTTTTGATAAATTAACTGGTGAAAGAAAAGATATCATTCAAAGTAGTTCTTTTAAAATAAATAATGCAGGTTATATTTCAGGTTTAGGATATAATGAAGTATTAGCTAAAAAAATATTGGATGCTCCATCTAATAAAGTAGAGAGTTTAACAATCGAAGATAAAATCTATATTTTTGACAAAACTGAGGATGTTAAGTATAAAAAAGCTAATTTTAAAGATGTAATAGAGAGTGTCAAAAAAGATTATCTAAATAGTAAAGCTCAGGAAGTTATGAAAAAATACATTTAG
- the dnaG gene encoding DNA primase, whose amino-acid sequence MRYRTEDIDLLIDSLKIEEVVGEFVELKRSGTNYKGLCPFHSDTTPSFMVSPSKNICKCFVCGAGGNPISFYSQYKKISFVEAVEELSKKYSIPIKNIGEITTRQEESYEKYFEIMREAHEFYKNSIFSNQGRGALEYLSNRKLNPKIIKENQLGFAPDRWNDLYNHLLSKGYGSKDLLKLGLIKEGENGNSYDTFRNRIMFPIYSIKGEVIAFGGRTLEKDKETPKYINSPDTPIFKKGKNLYGLERSSIIRKKNYAMLMEGYMDVLSAYIYGFDVALAPLGTALTEEQGSILKKYTSNVILSFDSDTAGQAATERAGLILKNLGFNIRILQLEGAKDPDEYLKQYGKESFLKCVKNSVEIFDFLYNYYLKDYDLTSVISKQNFVNRFKDFFQCVDTELEKTLYLDKLSKELDIEKNVLKEILVDKNKKKSRKFENNLVNISTGTKFEVINRVEKDTVFLSVLNREYFNYFRGKKIKGSLTKKIFNYLEMEEKEENIADIAKYVELNSEELEQWQLIICSLIEDGTNEKKVSEILKDTFLSWFKQEIESSYREVKTQGLNGILLTKQIKKLEIQLSRAGKFEEMEEIYESYKKLLVNL is encoded by the coding sequence ATGAGATATAGAACAGAAGATATAGACCTCTTAATAGACTCCTTAAAGATAGAAGAGGTAGTAGGAGAATTTGTTGAGTTAAAAAGATCAGGAACCAACTATAAAGGATTATGTCCATTTCATTCAGACACAACTCCATCTTTTATGGTAAGTCCAAGTAAAAATATATGTAAATGTTTTGTTTGTGGAGCTGGAGGAAATCCAATTTCTTTCTATTCACAATATAAGAAAATTAGTTTTGTAGAGGCAGTAGAGGAATTATCTAAAAAATACTCTATTCCGATAAAGAATATTGGCGAAATTACTACAAGACAGGAAGAAAGCTATGAAAAATATTTCGAGATAATGAGAGAGGCTCATGAATTTTATAAAAATAGCATATTTTCTAATCAAGGAAGAGGAGCTTTAGAGTACCTCTCAAATAGAAAGTTAAATCCTAAAATTATAAAAGAGAATCAATTAGGATTTGCTCCTGATAGATGGAATGATTTATATAATCATCTATTATCTAAAGGGTATGGAAGTAAGGATTTGTTAAAGTTAGGTTTAATAAAAGAAGGAGAAAATGGAAATAGTTATGACACATTTAGAAATAGAATAATGTTTCCTATTTATTCTATAAAAGGTGAAGTAATTGCTTTTGGAGGAAGAACTTTAGAAAAGGATAAAGAGACACCTAAATACATTAACTCTCCGGATACTCCTATTTTCAAAAAAGGGAAAAATTTATATGGACTAGAAAGAAGTAGCATAATTCGAAAGAAAAACTATGCTATGTTAATGGAAGGATATATGGATGTACTTTCGGCTTATATCTATGGTTTTGATGTAGCTTTAGCTCCGTTAGGAACAGCTTTAACTGAAGAACAAGGGAGTATTCTAAAAAAATATACTTCAAATGTAATTTTATCTTTTGATTCCGATACAGCTGGACAAGCAGCTACAGAGAGAGCTGGTTTAATATTAAAAAATCTGGGATTTAATATTAGAATACTACAGTTAGAAGGTGCAAAAGATCCAGATGAATACTTGAAACAATATGGGAAAGAAAGTTTTTTAAAATGCGTAAAAAATTCTGTTGAAATATTTGATTTTTTGTATAACTATTATTTAAAAGATTATGATTTAACTAGTGTGATATCTAAACAAAATTTTGTAAATAGATTCAAAGATTTTTTTCAATGTGTAGATACTGAATTAGAGAAAACACTCTATTTAGACAAACTTTCGAAAGAGTTAGATATTGAAAAGAATGTATTAAAAGAGATTTTGGTTGATAAAAATAAAAAAAAATCAAGGAAATTTGAAAATAATTTAGTAAATATAAGTACAGGAACAAAATTTGAGGTAATTAACAGGGTAGAAAAAGATACAGTTTTTCTATCTGTTTTGAATAGAGAGTACTTCAATTATTTTAGAGGTAAGAAAATAAAGGGATCATTGACTAAAAAGATATTTAATTACTTAGAGATGGAAGAAAAAGAAGAAAACATAGCAGATATAGCTAAGTATGTAGAATTAAATTCTGAAGAGCTAGAACAATGGCAATTGATAATATGTTCTTTAATTGAAGATGGAACAAATGAAAAGAAGGTATCTGAAATATTAAAAGACACATTTTTGTCTTGGTTTAAGCAAGAGATAGAAAGTAGTTATAGAGAAGTGAAGACACAAGGTTTAAATGGAATATTATTAACTAAACAGATAAAAAAATTGGAAATTCAACTGAGTAGAGCAGGAAAATTTGAAGAAATGGAAGAAATTTATGAGAGTTATAAAAAACTATTAGTTAATCTATAG
- a CDS encoding sigma-54 dependent transcriptional regulator, which produces MKNAILAISERKETLKQIRKELSDQYEIITFNNLLDALDMLRESDFDIVLLDEYLTWFNFTEAKRKLSGLGKDFVIVGLLEDETETAIQELKNADIYNYLMKPVELKEMNRIIFPALKNLEILKEKRKLEEKLASFEEESEIVGQSSRIKDVKSLVEKVAESDLAVLITGENGLGKEIVAKEIYKRSDRRKNNYIVVSCASLPEETMDRELFGYERGAFVGANSSKRGLLEEADGGTIFLDDISAMGIKCQAKLLKVIEYGELKRVGGNKTRRVDVRFIASSNRDLKEETEKGRFRKDLYHRLTAFPIEIPPLRERKEDIPLLANYFLNKVVRELHRDTPVISGEAMKYLMEYSYPGNIRELKNMIERMIILSTDKVIDVEDLPLEIKMKSDTVENKTVVGVGPLKDILEQEIYSLADVEKVVIAIALQKTRWNKQETSKLLGIGRTTLYEKIRKYGLDFK; this is translated from the coding sequence ATGAAAAATGCTATTTTAGCTATTTCAGAGAGAAAGGAAACTTTAAAGCAAATAAGGAAAGAATTATCAGACCAATATGAAATAATAACATTTAATAATTTATTAGATGCTCTTGATATGTTAAGAGAGAGTGACTTTGATATTGTTCTTTTGGATGAATATTTGACATGGTTTAATTTTACTGAAGCTAAAAGAAAGTTAAGTGGATTAGGGAAAGACTTTGTGATAGTAGGATTGTTAGAAGATGAAACAGAGACAGCTATACAGGAGCTAAAAAATGCAGATATCTACAATTATTTAATGAAACCAGTAGAATTAAAAGAGATGAATAGAATAATTTTTCCTGCTCTAAAAAATTTAGAAATTTTAAAAGAAAAGAGAAAGTTAGAAGAAAAATTAGCTAGTTTTGAAGAAGAGAGTGAAATAGTAGGACAATCTTCTAGAATAAAAGATGTAAAAAGCCTGGTTGAAAAAGTAGCTGAAAGTGATTTAGCAGTATTAATTACAGGAGAAAATGGACTTGGAAAAGAGATAGTAGCTAAAGAAATATATAAAAGAAGTGATAGAAGAAAGAATAATTATATAGTGGTAAGTTGTGCTTCTCTTCCAGAGGAAACAATGGATAGAGAGTTATTTGGTTATGAAAGAGGGGCATTTGTAGGAGCTAACTCTAGTAAAAGAGGACTTTTAGAAGAAGCTGATGGAGGGACTATATTCTTAGATGATATCTCAGCTATGGGTATAAAGTGTCAAGCTAAGCTATTAAAAGTTATAGAATATGGTGAATTAAAAAGAGTTGGTGGAAATAAAACTAGAAGAGTAGATGTAAGATTTATTGCTTCTAGTAATAGAGATTTAAAAGAAGAAACAGAAAAGGGAAGATTTAGAAAAGATCTATATCATAGATTGACTGCTTTCCCAATAGAGATTCCTCCACTAAGAGAGAGAAAAGAAGATATTCCATTACTTGCGAACTATTTTTTAAATAAAGTAGTAAGAGAGTTACATAGAGATACACCTGTGATATCAGGAGAAGCTATGAAATATTTAATGGAATACTCATATCCAGGAAATATTAGAGAGTTAAAAAATATGATTGAAAGAATGATAATACTTTCAACAGACAAAGTAATAGATGTAGAAGATTTACCATTGGAAATAAAAATGAAATCAGACACAGTAGAGAATAAAACTGTAGTTGGAGTAGGACCATTAAAAGATATATTAGAGCAAGAAATCTATAGTCTAGCTGATGTAGAAAAGGTTGTAATAGCAATAGCTCTTCAAAAAACTAGATGGAATAAGCAAGAAACTTCTAAATTACTAGGAATTGGAAGAACTACACTTTATGAAAAAATAAGAAAATATGGTTTAGATTTTAAATAA